In Dreissena polymorpha isolate Duluth1 chromosome 11, UMN_Dpol_1.0, whole genome shotgun sequence, the genomic window TCCCAAAGTTTCTTCTTTAGTTCTTTTTCTGATaggttcttttattttttaacccATTGTTGATGGCGGTGGCAATATACTGGGTGCATTTTCCAACTCCAGGAAATGCCTGTTGCGCTCCATTTAGAATAAGCGATTTTCTTCTCGGCGACAATGCTTTTCTTGTTCCCTTGCCATTGAATGAGCTATCTATCATTTCTTCATTTGAATACAAAAGTTTAGTCAAATCCCACACAAATCTTGATATGTTCCCGTCATGTTGAGTAATCAAACTATCTAAAATGTCTGGATGAAGCATCACAGGCGCATTTTTTGAAACAGACTGCATATCAATATATGACCTTATAACCACTGGAAGCTGCTCAAACCTTGACCTCAAAGGGACCCTATCAGCAGACACAACCCTTTTACCACCCAAATCATCATCCATATCATCATCCCTACTATTTTCATACACAATAAATCCACTGTTTAATTCCCTATCCCTTTCACCATATCCAACATGCGGGGAAATCATATCACTTACATTATCAAAGAGACGACCGTTATTAACAACATCTAGATCAGAAAAACCACTTCTTGACCTGACGCCCCATCGAATATCACCATTTCCAACAGAATTAACATCCAAACCAACTGGACCACCTCCAACATAAAAAACATCTTGACCTTCCATGACATGGCCTACAGCTAAACCATCATGACCCACCACACCACCTCCTgcagacaaaccatttctacctacaactccatctcctgcagacaaaccatttctacTTACAACTCCATCTCCTGAagacaaaccatttctacctacaactccacctcctgaagacaaaccatttctacctacaactccacctcctgaagacaaaccatttctacctacAACTCCATCTCCTGAagacaaaccatttctacctacaactccacctcctgcagacaaaccatttctacctacaactgcacctcctgcagacaaaccatttctacctacaactccatctcctgcagacaaaccatttctacctacaactccatctcctgcagacaaaccatttctacctacaactccatctcctgcagacaaaccatttctatctacaactccacctcctgcagacaaaccatttctacctacaactccacctcctgcacacaaaccatttctacctacAACTCTATCTCCTGAagacaaaccatttctacctacaactccacctcctgcagacaaaccatttctacctacaactccacctcctgaagacaaaccatttctatctacaactccacctcctgcagacaaaccatttctacctacAACTCCATCTCCTGCTgacaaaccatttctacctacAACTCCATCCCCTGAagacaaaccatttctacctacACCACCACCTCCTACAGAAAAACCACCTGTACCTACAACACCACCTCCTATGGACAGACCATCTCGACCTACAACTGCACCTCCTGCAGACAAACCAGTTCTACCTACAACACCACCTCCTACAGACAAACCACCTGTACCTACAACACCACCTCCTATAGACAGACCATCTCGACCTTCAACTCCACCTTCTgcagacaaaccatttctacctacAACTGCACCTCCTGCAGACAATTCAGTTCTTCCTACAACACCACCTCCTACAGACAAACCACCTGTACATACAACACCACCTCCTATGGACAGATCATCTCCACCTACAACACCACCTCCCACAGAAAAACCACCTGTACCTACAACACCACCTTTCATGGACAGACCATCTCGACCTACAACACCATCTCCTACAGAAAAACCACCTGTACCTACAACACCACCTCCTATGGACAGACCATCTCCACCTACAACACCACCAACTAAAGAAAAAACACCTGTATCTACAACACCACCTCCTATGGACAGACCATCTCGACCTACAACACTACCTCCTACAGAAAAACCACCTGTACCTATAACACCACCTCCTATGGACAGACCATCTCGACCTGCAAACCCACCTGCTTCAGACACACTATGATACCCTGCAAACCCACCTGCTACATACAAACTATCATGACCTACAAGACTGCCAGCAATAGATGCATCTGGATTTGCTCTACAACTAGTTTCACACCCAGCTACAGTCATGACACCATTACTAACAACACTGCCGCCAGACAAACAAATACTGTCATGCCCAATAGACACAACATCATGACAAACAGCATCACTTAAAGACACAACAGAATTATCATTTACGTCACAAGCACTGACAGGCGCATCATTGACATCAAACGCATCAGGAACAGTTACATCACCAGAAACAGCCTCTAGAACTTCACAGGCCACCAACCTTCGTAACTGTTTCTCAACACTTCGTACTACACTCTCAAATGAGTCAAGTTTCTTTTCAAAACCATCAAGCTTTTTACCCACATAGTTTATGCAAACGTAGCCTGCTACCTCTTCTGCAGTAAGAAAAGTCATTGCAGGCTCAGTCATCGTTGCTTTGTGGCAATGTTGGCTGTTGATATGACTTGCCAACAGCTCCTGTTGGTCCTGGCTCAGGTCAGCCACATGGACAGGGGCTCGGTTAGGTTTTGCTCCTGGGCCGTTGTAGACGTCTGTTTGACTCAGGACATTCAATTGTCTTCCATTGGAGCCCTGAAATCAAACATGTATATCTTAAGCTTCGATTAAACTGTTTTACaactttcattttaatttgttaacaAGATGCCCCTGACGGTCCTTGGCCAATAACCTTAATTCAAACCAATCTAAAATTAAAATCTCACAGGGACTCGTATACTTTTTCATGAGAATTTGGACTGCAAGACCATAAGAAAAGGTGCCCTACACAAAGTTCCAATGCAAAATATTTATTCTCTAGGCCTTGTGAttgaaatgtatacattaaagaaaaacaaatggGCAGGGCTAATTTTGACAAAAAAGGCACAACATGTACAATCTTGGTAACCTTTCACCAGATAATATTTCATGCAAAATATTTATTCTCTAGCCCTTGTGGTTTAGGATATTTTTtactatattataattttttactATATAGATATGGAGAACACATTACTCCCTAGTGGAGACTAACTTTTACAACATAAAAAGGTCCATATTCTAAGAAACATTTTACCTCGAACAAACAGTAAACAAAACAAGTATACATTATAGATCAATATATATGGTTTGCAACATTGTGATTGTTCACATTCTTTTTTTCTAACAATTAATATAAACCAGACATACTGACAACAATAACCGTGAGCTCATGTTCACCTAAACAGGGttcatacaaacatttccaaaTGGAatttaagcactttttaagcacttttcaaggtaaaaaaagtgaaattcaagcacttttcctaTTTGCAACTTTGAAATgtctttaagtactttttatgACAATGCTTACAAAGATGTATTTGAACATACATAACAACTCAATGTCATTAAACATAGTTGTGCTTATTTAATTATGAAGCATCAGCTGCATAATTCCCGTCAAAACCAGTACCAGAACGACTTTAAACAAACAGTGGGTATCTCCTCAGAAAGGAGGAGCAATCAATATCATCGGATCGATATGCACAAAATGAGCTGAAAGCTTGGAAAGAATGAATATGGTTTTCAACACTTTTAATTGTGTTAAAGCACTTTTCTAACCAAATTAAATGACTTACGAAGCACTTTTCAAGGCAATCTTTGAAAATAAGCTCTTTTAAGCACTCCAGATTGTTTTTAGGCACTTTTTAAGGTCTGTATGAACCCTGCTTAAGGTAACATAAAAGTGAATATTAatctttcaatattttatatctgATGCCAACCCCCACCACCCCCACTTAACCATATGCTTGCACTTACCAATAATATTGTTGCCTCTTTCGGAGTTGAGGCATCTTGTGGATGTGATGCCCCTTTTCGAGTTGCCTTCGGAGTCGATGCAGCTTTCGGTTTAGGGGTCACTTTCTTGGGTCTTGGGTTAGGGATTTTTTCATTCTATAAGAAACATAATTTAAAGTGAAAATGGTTCATATCATATTTTTTGAAGATGATTTTAATATTGACAGTAAACATAGGTGCATGGCTTTCAGAACAATACAGGGACTGATATTGGTGTGAGAGCTTTACGCCCTCCACCACACATGCACATTTACAGACAAAGTCAACACAATATGCTCGTCCACAATTTACTGCATGTTAAAATTGGGCATTCCTTTGACAAAATTATATATAGGGTTATCTGCCCTGCTAAAATGGGTTCCATTTGTGACAGTTAACATGCAAAATTTAAACCAAATACCCTTGACAGTTTTTTAGAAAATGACCTTAACAAAAAGATAAATCAAAAATGAAGTTTCTAAGTCGAAGGGTCATTActacaacaaaaataaatttaggcTTATCTGCCCATTGTGAACTGTGCTCCTGTGTTAATAGTAAACATGCATACTAAATTTGAACCAAAAAAGTCTGAGAATTGACTTCAACAAAAAGGTTACCCAATGCAGACTGTCAAACAAAACTCCACTTTTAATCAAGTGAAGCTATTTTTTTTAGTAATGGTCTTCACTTACAACTCAAAATTCTatgtaaaacaagcaaattccaAGTATTGACATACCCTGACCAGAATATTATGAGCATAgctcaatttcattaaattaattaactaAAGCTCTGTGTTACTTAGTAGTCTTAGTCAATCTGATGGATCTTCAATGTGCATTTTCAAACATTCCACACATAATAATTAcccctttattttttttaaattccataaAATTCAAATCCTGAATTACTTAAAATAGCTCCAGAAatacaaaagtgtgacggaccaCAGAATAACAGACACataatgccaaaacaatatctctatGCCTTCTGAACagcaaatacaataaataaacaaggcttgtcaccataggatgacatatgcccccttttccacatgtttctaaacctaaacgcaaagtgtttttccacatttttcgaaaccgaaacgcaaagtgtgacggaatttcagacggacagacagtccgatcccTATAtgctagtgctgcaacaatacgcaaTCCCCTTATTGTAATGAGTTTTCAACATACCAGTACGGAAATTCTACAAAATGTATCGACATTTTGTCCaaaaaagccatccgaaataatgatatcaaggttaaacaaaacaaatcggtgtttagtaaaaataaatttatagtaAAAATAGCATCATAAATAgtctattatacggagtagcgttgttacatgggagtccgcaagatctacttttgcatgtcatactataaaatttaagatgaagcttatggaaaatatgaagaaaaaaaatacaattaattaataaaaatgataattgaTGTTATTATTAACAAAAGTAATAATGATCAAAAAAAAATTACgtaacagcattctgataagttagaCGACCGGCTTTTAAACATCCCCAATTCTCTTTCGGGTAATTATTCTTCTTGTCGGCTTTATAATAGTTATCAAAATGGCAGATGAAAGGAAAGCTGAGTTTGACTTTAAAGACAATTTCAAGGGAAAAAGTGTTGTTTGGGCATATAAAATTAATTGagttaaaatcattttgtaaaaaaggctagaattgccaataggatttaactagaacctaaacatatatacaaatgttatgttcatgtaattaagttggttttaATACACAAGtgtctactgtgagcctgcgccaatcgTATTGGAAAGGAGGCGGAGTTAAGACTGatcgagacgtgtgcaaaacacattgagtcTGCAGAAAGCAGTATTGATTGAAGCGTAATTTAACCTACAGCCTAcatcacgggttgctattttcggtgTATGACCAATTTTAGGAAGTACAGTGGAAGCCATGTGGTTTtgttatcggcgtatggaaacaattaatGTGCAATCATGTGCATACCTTTCGTTTTCTGATTTGTTGTTTTGGAGATGACTTCTTACGTTTCCCAGAGTGTTCGGGAACAACCGAGTCGGTTACAACAGTTACTGGGTCCAAAAGAACAAATGGTGGAAGATTCTGAAAGAAAAAAAGACAGAACATGTTGTATAACAAAAGGCCATCATAGACAAGTAATGTCTCCCAGAATGGGCAGTTCACATATGTgacacacaaatgtacatgtagcttTACAATATTAAACTGGCACTAACCTTTATGCATGAagaaattttaaaattcaatttgaCACACAATTTGATATGCACCGTTATAACTATACGGCTTTTCGCATATAATCATTCCCCATAGCCAAGTAAATTTTTTAGAATGGTTTGGTAAAAACCATTTTATGTGAGGGTTTCAAGATGATAACAAGAAAATGCAATGAATTGAAATCCACTGCCGATTGAAAACATCCTTCAGGTTGTATCAATTTAAGGGTACAACTCTAAACTGACCAAGACATCCTAATGAatctaatgtaaaaaaaaactacaaaaatacACATTTGCTGTGTACTTCCACTCAATGATATCTTTCAGCTTATGACGTTTCAAGTCAATATTACTTTTCAAGTTATGGTCATTCGAAAGTTCTGACAATTGGACGCAGGGAGAAACACGTGGACGGACAGGGGTATTTCTTAGTTCCTCATCACCATTTTTGGTTTAATGGCCgggcataaaaacattaatataaaaatcTTTTTTCTGCCCAATAGCTGCaatgttatacaaaataatgataacacaATGTACCTGCTGGTCAAGAAATCCACTAGTTTCTCCACTGTCCC contains:
- the LOC127850869 gene encoding trimeric autotransporter adhesin AtaA-like isoform X4, whose protein sequence is MIDQKRDSGETSGFLDQQNLPPFVLLDPVTVVTDSVVPEHSGKRKKSSPKQQIRKRKNEKIPNPRPKKVTPKPKAASTPKATRKGASHPQDASTPKEATILLGSNGRQLNVLSQTDVYNGPGAKPNRAPVHVADLSQDQQELLASHINSQHCHKATMTEPAMTFLTAEEVAGYVCINYVGKKLDGFEKKLDSFESVVRSVEKQLRRLVACEVLEAVSGDVTVPDAFDVNDAPVSACDVNDNSVVSLSDAVCHDVVSIGHDSICLSGGSVVSNGVMTVAGCETSCRANPDASIAGSLVGHDSLYVAGGFAGYHSVSEAGGFAGRDGLSIGGGVIGTGGFSVGGSVVGRDGLSIGGGVVDTGVFSLVGGVVGGDGLSIGGGVVGTGGFSVGDGVVGRDGLSMKGGVVGTGGFSVGGGVVGGDDLSIGGGVVGTGGLSVGGGVVGRTGLSAGGAVVGRDGLSIGGGVVGTGGFSVGGGGVGRNGLSSGDGVVGRNGLSAGDGVVGRNGLSAGGGVVGRNGLSAGGGVVGRNGLSAGGGVVDRNGLSAGDGVVGRNGLSAGDGVVGRNGLSAGDGVVGRNGLSAGGAVVGRNGLSAGGGVVGRNGLSSGDGVVGRNGLSSGGGVVGRNGLSSGGGVVGRNGLSSGDGVVSRNGLSAGDGVVGRNGLSAGGGVVGHDGLAVGHVMEGQDVFYVGGGPVGLDVNSVGNGDIRWGVRSRSGFSDLDVVNNGRLFDNVSDMISPHVGYGERDRELNSGFIVYENSRDDDMDDDLGGKRVVSADRVPLRSRFEQLPVVIRSYIDMQSVSKNAPVMLHPDILDSLITQHDGNISRFVWDLTKLLYSNEEMIDSSFNGKGTRKALSPRRKSLILNGAQQAFPGVGKCTQYIATAINNGLKNKRTYQKKN
- the LOC127850869 gene encoding probable autotransporter ROD_p1121 isoform X38, with translation MIDQKRDSGETSGFLDQQNLPPFVLLDPVTVVTDSVVPEHSGKRKKSSPKQQIRKRKNEKIPNPRPKKVTPKPKAASTPKATRKGASHPQDASTPKEATILLGSNGRQLNVLSQTDVYNGPGAKPNRAPVHVADLSQDQQELLASHINSQHCHKATMTEPAMTFLTAEEVAGYVCINYVGKKLDGFEKKLDSFESVVRSVEKQLRRLVACEVLEAVSGDVTVPDAFDVNDAPVSACDVNDNSVVSLSDAVCHDVVSIGHDSICLSGGSVVSNGVMTVAGCETSCRANPDASIAGSLVGHDSLYVAGGFAGYHSVSEAGGFAGRDGLSIGGGVIGTGGFSVGGSVVGRDGLSIGGGVVDTGVFSLVGGVVGGDGLSIGGGVVGTGGFSVGDGVVGRDGLSMKGGVVGTGGFSVGGGVVGGDDLSIGGGVVGTGGLSVGGGVVGRTGLSAGGAVVGRDGLSIGGGVVGTGGFSVGGGGVGRNGLSSGDGVVGRNGLSAGGGVVDRNGLSSGGGVVGRNGLSAGGGVVGRNGLSSGDRVVGRNGLSAGGGVVGRNGLSSGGGVVGRNGLSSGDGVVSRNGLSAGDGVVGRNGLSAGGGVVGHDGLAVGHVMEGQDVFYVGGGPVGLDVNSVGNGDIRWGVRSRSGFSDLDVVNNGRLFDNVSDMISPHVGYGERDRELNSGFIVYENSRDDDMDDDLGGKRVVSADRVPLRSRFEQLPVVIRSYIDMQSVSKNAPVMLHPDILDSLITQHDGNISRFVWDLTKLLYSNEEMIDSSFNGKGTRKALSPRRKSLILNGAQQAFPGVGKCTQYIATAINNGLKNKRTYQKKN
- the LOC127850869 gene encoding uncharacterized protein YuaO-like isoform X1, with protein sequence MIDQKRDSGETSGFLDQQNLPPFVLLDPVTVVTDSVVPEHSGKRKKSSPKQQIRKRKNEKIPNPRPKKVTPKPKAASTPKATRKGASHPQDASTPKEATILLGSNGRQLNVLSQTDVYNGPGAKPNRAPVHVADLSQDQQELLASHINSQHCHKATMTEPAMTFLTAEEVAGYVCINYVGKKLDGFEKKLDSFESVVRSVEKQLRRLVACEVLEAVSGDVTVPDAFDVNDAPVSACDVNDNSVVSLSDAVCHDVVSIGHDSICLSGGSVVSNGVMTVAGCETSCRANPDASIAGSLVGHDSLYVAGGFAGYHSVSEAGGFAGRDGLSIGGGVIGTGGFSVGGSVVGRDGLSIGGGVVDTGVFSLVGGVVGGDGLSIGGGVVGTGGFSVGDGVVGRDGLSMKGGVVGTGGFSVGGGVVGGDDLSIGGGVVGTGGLSVGGGVVGRTGLSAGGAVVGRDGLSIGGGVVGTGGFSVGGGGVGRNGLSSGDGVVGRNGLSAGDGVVGRNGLSAGGGVVGRNGLSAGGGVVGRNGLSSGDRVVGRNGLCAGGGVVGRNGLSAGGGVVDRNGLSAGDGVVGRNGLSAGDGVVGRNGLSAGDGVVGRNGLSAGGAVVGRNGLSAGGGVVGRNGLSSGDGVVGRNGLSSGGGVVGRNGLSSGGGVVGRNGLSSGDGVVSRNGLSAGDGVVGRNGLSAGGGVVGHDGLAVGHVMEGQDVFYVGGGPVGLDVNSVGNGDIRWGVRSRSGFSDLDVVNNGRLFDNVSDMISPHVGYGERDRELNSGFIVYENSRDDDMDDDLGGKRVVSADRVPLRSRFEQLPVVIRSYIDMQSVSKNAPVMLHPDILDSLITQHDGNISRFVWDLTKLLYSNEEMIDSSFNGKGTRKALSPRRKSLILNGAQQAFPGVGKCTQYIATAINNGLKNKRTYQKKN
- the LOC127850869 gene encoding probable autotransporter ROD_p1121 isoform X41 gives rise to the protein MIDQKRDSGETSGFLDQQNLPPFVLLDPVTVVTDSVVPEHSGKRKKSSPKQQIRKRKNEKIPNPRPKKVTPKPKAASTPKATRKGASHPQDASTPKEATILLGSNGRQLNVLSQTDVYNGPGAKPNRAPVHVADLSQDQQELLASHINSQHCHKATMTEPAMTFLTAEEVAGYVCINYVGKKLDGFEKKLDSFESVVRSVEKQLRRLVACEVLEAVSGDVTVPDAFDVNDAPVSACDVNDNSVVSLSDAVCHDVVSIGHDSICLSGGSVVSNGVMTVAGCETSCRANPDASIAGSLVGHDSLYVAGGFAGYHSVSEAGGFAGRDGLSIGGGVIGTGGFSVGGSVVGRDGLSIGGGVVDTGVFSLVGGVVGGDGLSIGGGVVGTGGFSVGDGVVGRDGLSMKGGVVGTGGFSVGGGVVGGDDLSIGGGVVGTGGLSVGGGVVGRTGLSAGGAVVGRDGLSIGGGVVGTGGFSVGGGGVGRNGLSSGDGVVGRNGLSAGDGVVGRNGLSAGGGVVGRNGLSAGGGVVGRNGLSAGGAVVGRNGLSAGGGVVGRNGLSSGGGVVGRNGLSSGDGVVSRNGLSAGDGVVGRNGLSAGGGVVGHDGLAVGHVMEGQDVFYVGGGPVGLDVNSVGNGDIRWGVRSRSGFSDLDVVNNGRLFDNVSDMISPHVGYGERDRELNSGFIVYENSRDDDMDDDLGGKRVVSADRVPLRSRFEQLPVVIRSYIDMQSVSKNAPVMLHPDILDSLITQHDGNISRFVWDLTKLLYSNEEMIDSSFNGKGTRKALSPRRKSLILNGAQQAFPGVGKCTQYIATAINNGLKNKRTYQKKN
- the LOC127850869 gene encoding uncharacterized protein LOC127850869 isoform X6, whose translation is MIDQKRDSGETSGFLDQQNLPPFVLLDPVTVVTDSVVPEHSGKRKKSSPKQQIRKRKNEKIPNPRPKKVTPKPKAASTPKATRKGASHPQDASTPKEATILLGSNGRQLNVLSQTDVYNGPGAKPNRAPVHVADLSQDQQELLASHINSQHCHKATMTEPAMTFLTAEEVAGYVCINYVGKKLDGFEKKLDSFESVVRSVEKQLRRLVACEVLEAVSGDVTVPDAFDVNDAPVSACDVNDNSVVSLSDAVCHDVVSIGHDSICLSGGSVVSNGVMTVAGCETSCRANPDASIAGSLVGHDSLYVAGGFAGYHSVSEAGGFAGRDGLSIGGGVIGTGGFSVGGSVVGRDGLSIGGGVVDTGVFSLVGGVVGGDGLSIGGGVVGTGGFSVGDGVVGRDGLSMKGGVVGTGGFSVGGGVVGGDDLSIGGGVVGTGGLSVGGGVVGRTGLSAGGAVVGRDGLSIGGGVVGTGGFSVGGGGVGRNGLSSGDGVVGRNGLSAGGGVVDRNGLSSGGGVVGRNGLSAGGGVVGRNGLSSGDRVVGRNGLCAGGGVVGRNGLSAGDGVVGRNGLSAGDGVVGRNGLSAGDGVVGRNGLSAGGGVVGRNGLSSGDGVVGRNGLSSGGGVVGRNGLSSGGGVVGRNGLSSGDGVVSRNGLSAGDGVVGRNGLSAGGGVVGHDGLAVGHVMEGQDVFYVGGGPVGLDVNSVGNGDIRWGVRSRSGFSDLDVVNNGRLFDNVSDMISPHVGYGERDRELNSGFIVYENSRDDDMDDDLGGKRVVSADRVPLRSRFEQLPVVIRSYIDMQSVSKNAPVMLHPDILDSLITQHDGNISRFVWDLTKLLYSNEEMIDSSFNGKGTRKALSPRRKSLILNGAQQAFPGVGKCTQYIATAINNGLKNKRTYQKKN
- the LOC127850869 gene encoding probable autotransporter ROD_p1121 isoform X48, giving the protein MIDQKRDSGETSGFLDQQNLPPFVLLDPVTVVTDSVVPEHSGKRKKSSPKQQIRKRKNEKIPNPRPKKVTPKPKAASTPKATRKGASHPQDASTPKEATILLGSNGRQLNVLSQTDVYNGPGAKPNRAPVHVADLSQDQQELLASHINSQHCHKATMTEPAMTFLTAEEVAGYVCINYVGKKLDGFEKKLDSFESVVRSVEKQLRRLVACEVLEAVSGDVTVPDAFDVNDAPVSACDVNDNSVVSLSDAVCHDVVSIGHDSICLSGGSVVSNGVMTVAGCETSCRANPDASIAGSLVGHDSLYVAGGFAGYHSVSEAGGFAGRDGLSIGGGVIGTGGFSVGGSVVGRDGLSIGGGVVDTGVFSLVGGVVGGDGLSIGGGVVGTGGFSVGDGVVGRDGLSMKGGVVGTGGFSVGGGVVGGDDLSIGGGVVGTGGLSVGGGVVGRTGLSAGGAVVGRDGLSIGGGVVGTGGFSVGGGGVGRNGLSSGDGVVGRNGLSAGDGVVGRNGLSAGGGVVGRNGLSSGGGVVGRNGLSSGDGVVSRNGLSAGDGVVGRNGLSAGGGVVGHDGLAVGHVMEGQDVFYVGGGPVGLDVNSVGNGDIRWGVRSRSGFSDLDVVNNGRLFDNVSDMISPHVGYGERDRELNSGFIVYENSRDDDMDDDLGGKRVVSADRVPLRSRFEQLPVVIRSYIDMQSVSKNAPVMLHPDILDSLITQHDGNISRFVWDLTKLLYSNEEMIDSSFNGKGTRKALSPRRKSLILNGAQQAFPGVGKCTQYIATAINNGLKNKRTYQKKN
- the LOC127850869 gene encoding probable autotransporter ROD_p1121 isoform X20 produces the protein MIDQKRDSGETSGFLDQQNLPPFVLLDPVTVVTDSVVPEHSGKRKKSSPKQQIRKRKNEKIPNPRPKKVTPKPKAASTPKATRKGASHPQDASTPKEATILLGSNGRQLNVLSQTDVYNGPGAKPNRAPVHVADLSQDQQELLASHINSQHCHKATMTEPAMTFLTAEEVAGYVCINYVGKKLDGFEKKLDSFESVVRSVEKQLRRLVACEVLEAVSGDVTVPDAFDVNDAPVSACDVNDNSVVSLSDAVCHDVVSIGHDSICLSGGSVVSNGVMTVAGCETSCRANPDASIAGSLVGHDSLYVAGGFAGYHSVSEAGGFAGRDGLSIGGGVIGTGGFSVGGSVVGRDGLSIGGGVVDTGVFSLVGGVVGGDGLSIGGGVVGTGGFSVGDGVVGRDGLSMKGGVVGTGGFSVGGGVVGGDDLSIGGGVVGTGGLSVGGGVVGRTGLSAGGAVVGRDGLSIGGGVVGTGGFSVGGGGVGRNGLSSGDGVVGRNGLSAGGGVVDRNGLSSGGGVVGRNGLSAGGGVVGRNGLSSGDRVVGRNGLCAGGGVVGRNGLSAGGGVVDRNGLSAGDGVVGRNGLSAGGGVVGRNGLSSGGGVVGRNGLSSGDGVVSRNGLSAGDGVVGRNGLSAGGGVVGHDGLAVGHVMEGQDVFYVGGGPVGLDVNSVGNGDIRWGVRSRSGFSDLDVVNNGRLFDNVSDMISPHVGYGERDRELNSGFIVYENSRDDDMDDDLGGKRVVSADRVPLRSRFEQLPVVIRSYIDMQSVSKNAPVMLHPDILDSLITQHDGNISRFVWDLTKLLYSNEEMIDSSFNGKGTRKALSPRRKSLILNGAQQAFPGVGKCTQYIATAINNGLKNKRTYQKKN
- the LOC127850869 gene encoding probable autotransporter ROD_p1121 isoform X15, with the protein product MIDQKRDSGETSGFLDQQNLPPFVLLDPVTVVTDSVVPEHSGKRKKSSPKQQIRKRKNEKIPNPRPKKVTPKPKAASTPKATRKGASHPQDASTPKEATILLGSNGRQLNVLSQTDVYNGPGAKPNRAPVHVADLSQDQQELLASHINSQHCHKATMTEPAMTFLTAEEVAGYVCINYVGKKLDGFEKKLDSFESVVRSVEKQLRRLVACEVLEAVSGDVTVPDAFDVNDAPVSACDVNDNSVVSLSDAVCHDVVSIGHDSICLSGGSVVSNGVMTVAGCETSCRANPDASIAGSLVGHDSLYVAGGFAGYHSVSEAGGFAGRDGLSIGGGVIGTGGFSVGGSVVGRDGLSIGGGVVDTGVFSLVGGVVGGDGLSIGGGVVGTGGFSVGDGVVGRDGLSMKGGVVGTGGFSVGGGVVGGDDLSIGGGVVGTGGLSVGGGVVGRTGLSAGGAVVGRDGLSIGGGVVGTGGFSVGGGGVGRNGLSSGDGVVGRNGLSAGGGVVDRNGLSSGGGVVGRNGLSAGGGVVGRNGLSSGDRVVGRNGLCAGGGVVGRNGLSAGGGVVDRNGLSAGDGVVGRNGLSAGDGVVGRNGLSAGGGVVGRNGLSSGGGVVGRNGLSSGDGVVSRNGLSAGDGVVGRNGLSAGGGVVGHDGLAVGHVMEGQDVFYVGGGPVGLDVNSVGNGDIRWGVRSRSGFSDLDVVNNGRLFDNVSDMISPHVGYGERDRELNSGFIVYENSRDDDMDDDLGGKRVVSADRVPLRSRFEQLPVVIRSYIDMQSVSKNAPVMLHPDILDSLITQHDGNISRFVWDLTKLLYSNEEMIDSSFNGKGTRKALSPRRKSLILNGAQQAFPGVGKCTQYIATAINNGLKNKRTYQKKN
- the LOC127850869 gene encoding probable autotransporter ROD_p1121 isoform X27, translated to MIDQKRDSGETSGFLDQQNLPPFVLLDPVTVVTDSVVPEHSGKRKKSSPKQQIRKRKNEKIPNPRPKKVTPKPKAASTPKATRKGASHPQDASTPKEATILLGSNGRQLNVLSQTDVYNGPGAKPNRAPVHVADLSQDQQELLASHINSQHCHKATMTEPAMTFLTAEEVAGYVCINYVGKKLDGFEKKLDSFESVVRSVEKQLRRLVACEVLEAVSGDVTVPDAFDVNDAPVSACDVNDNSVVSLSDAVCHDVVSIGHDSICLSGGSVVSNGVMTVAGCETSCRANPDASIAGSLVGHDSLYVAGGFAGYHSVSEAGGFAGRDGLSIGGGVIGTGGFSVGGSVVGRDGLSIGGGVVDTGVFSLVGGVVGGDGLSIGGGVVGTGGFSVGDGVVGRDGLSMKGGVVGTGGFSVGGGVVGGDDLSIGGGVVGTGGLSVGGGVVGRTGLSAGGAVVGRDGLSIGGGVVGTGGFSVGGGGVGRNGLSSGDGVVGRNGLSAGGGVVGRNGLSAGGGVVGRNGLSAGGAVVGRNGLSAGGGVVGRNGLSSGDGVVGRNGLSSGGGVVGRNGLSSGGGVVGRNGLSSGDGVVSRNGLSAGDGVVGRNGLSAGGGVVGHDGLAVGHVMEGQDVFYVGGGPVGLDVNSVGNGDIRWGVRSRSGFSDLDVVNNGRLFDNVSDMISPHVGYGERDRELNSGFIVYENSRDDDMDDDLGGKRVVSADRVPLRSRFEQLPVVIRSYIDMQSVSKNAPVMLHPDILDSLITQHDGNISRFVWDLTKLLYSNEEMIDSSFNGKGTRKALSPRRKSLILNGAQQAFPGVGKCTQYIATAINNGLKNKRTYQKKN